The genomic segment AAGATTTTAGAAAAATACGAGTCAGAAGTGGCTGGGGTTATTTTAGAGCCTGTTGTTCAAGGAGCAGGGGGAATGCGGATATATTCCCCTGTTTTTTTGCAGAAAGTAGCTTCTTTATGCAAGAGTAAAGGTATACTGCTTATTCTAGATGAAATTGCTACAGGATTTGGCCGCACAGGGAAAATGTTTGCTTTAGAATATGCAGGCGTAGAACCAGATATTTTGTGTTTAGGTAAGGCTTTAACAGGTGGGTATATGACTTTGGCTGCTACTTTGTGTACAGAAGAAGTAGCTAAGACTATTTGCTCTGCCCCTCCTTTTGTTTTTATGCATGGTCCTACTTTTATGGCAAATCCTTTAGCTTGTAATGTTGCCTTGGCAAGTTGTAAACTTTTGTTGCAGTATGATTGGCAAAAAAAAGTAAGAAAAATTCAGAATCAACTGGAAAGAGAATTATTATCTTTAAAAGAATTAAATCAAGTAAGAGATGTGCGAGTATTGGGAGCAATAGGAGTAGTGGAATTAGTAGATAAAGTAGATGTTGCTAAAGCTCAAAAAAGATTTGTAGAGTTTGGAGTTTGGATTAGGCCTTTTTTAAATTTAATTTATATTATGCCTCCTTATATTATTTCTTCCTCAGAACTCCATACTCTTACTACAGCTATTAAAAAGATAGTAGAAGAAAAGAGTTATGCATAAAGTTTTTATTACAGGAACAGATACAGGAGTGGGGAAGACATTTATTTCATCTTTGCTTGTAAAAAAATTTAATGCTTATTATTTTAAACCGATTCAAACAGGATCAAGGGAAGAACTGGATTCTAAAACGGTCCAATACTTAACAGGATTAGAGGATAAATACTTTTTATCAGCAACTTATTTATTTAAAGAACCTGTTTCCCCTCATCTTGCAGCTAAGATAGAAAATAGAGAAATAGATATAAAAGATATTTATTGTCCTAATGAAACACCTTTAATTGTAGAGGGGGCAGGTGGGGTTTTTGTACCATTAAATAAAAAATTTTTTATGTTAGATTTAATGAAACATTTAGATTTACCTATTCTTGTTGTAGCAAGAAGCACTCTAGGAACTATTAATCACACTCTTTTGACTATAAAAGCTTTGAAAAGAAAAAATTTAGATGTATTAGGTGTTATTTTGAATGGTCCTTTAAACCAAGAAAATAAAATAGCCATTGAGTATTATGGGAAAGTAAAAGTTCTGGCTGAAATTCCTTGGTTAGAAGTAATAACCCCCTCTGTTTTAGATAGTTTAGTAAATGAGATAGATATTGATTTATAAAAAATGTATTTTTAAAATAAATTGATACACTGAGAGTTAAATTAGATGTTTACAGAAAAAGATGCTTTAAATTTAGCTGAAAAGGCCTTAAAAAATAAATTGCTACAAACAGACTTAGAACGTTTAGCAAATTTAGACGGAGCAGATATTATTTCTCTTTTAGCAGGAAGCTCTTTTTTAACAAGGAATTTTTTCTCCTCAATTCAACTTTGTTCTATTGTAAATGCTAGGTCTGGTAAATGTAGCGAAGACTGTGCTTTTTGTGCTCAATCAAAGTTTTATTCTACTAATACTCCTGTATATCCTTTTAAATCTCCTTCAGAATTAATTTGTCTTGGAAATAATTTAGCTAAAACACCAGTAAAACGTTATTCCTTGGTGACATCAGGGAAGGGTTTAGAACCTAAAGAAATAGAAAAGGTGATAGATGTTTTAGGGGCTTTAAAAAATAAAATAAAATTGTGTGCTTCTCTAGGGATTTTGTCTTTAAAAGATTTAACAAGTCTTAAAAAAGCAGGGCTTAATCGCTATCATCATAATTTAGAAACAAGTGCTAGTTTTTTCCCTAAAATATGCTCTACGCATACCTATGAGGAGAGAATTTTAACCATAAAGAGGGCAAAAGAAGTTGGTCTTAGTGTGTGTAGTGGTGGAGTATTTGGCTTAGGAGAATCTATATCCCAGGTTATTGAGTTAGCTTTAACTTTAAAAGACTTAAAGGTTGATGCAATCCCATTAAATTTTTTAATTCCTATTCCAGGAACCCCTTTAGAAAAAGCAAATTTTTTAACACCTCTTTATTGTTTAAAAATTATTGCTATTTTTCGATATATTCTACCAGATAAAGAAATTATTGTTTGTGGTGGAAGAAAACAGAACTTTGGTTCTCTCCACCCTTTGGTGTTTTTGGCAGGAGCTAGTGGTATAATGACAGGTAATTATTTAACCAAATCTGGTTTTTCTTTAGATGAAGATCTAAATATTTTAAAATCACTTCAATTCCACATATAAAGTATCTTATATGTTGTGTAAACACCTTCTTTTTTTTTGAAGTTAGATTCATAAAAATAGCAAAATTC from the Desulfonauticus submarinus genome contains:
- the bioD gene encoding dethiobiotin synthase, which encodes MHKVFITGTDTGVGKTFISSLLVKKFNAYYFKPIQTGSREELDSKTVQYLTGLEDKYFLSATYLFKEPVSPHLAAKIENREIDIKDIYCPNETPLIVEGAGGVFVPLNKKFFMLDLMKHLDLPILVVARSTLGTINHTLLTIKALKRKNLDVLGVILNGPLNQENKIAIEYYGKVKVLAEIPWLEVITPSVLDSLVNEIDIDL
- the bioA gene encoding adenosylmethionine--8-amino-7-oxononanoate transaminase, coding for MLISFDQKHIWHPYTSALNPLPVYGVKKASGVYLELEDGKKLIDGMSSWWAAIHGYNHPVLNQAIYEQVEKMAHVMFGGITHEPAIQLASLLLNLVPSNLKWIFFADSGSVSVEVALKMVLQYWHAKGEKRTKFLTISKGYHGDTFGAMSVCDPITGMHSIFNKFLPKNIFAPAPQNGDFNSKDFENFLKILEKYESEVAGVILEPVVQGAGGMRIYSPVFLQKVASLCKSKGILLILDEIATGFGRTGKMFALEYAGVEPDILCLGKALTGGYMTLAATLCTEEVAKTICSAPPFVFMHGPTFMANPLACNVALASCKLLLQYDWQKKVRKIQNQLERELLSLKELNQVRDVRVLGAIGVVELVDKVDVAKAQKRFVEFGVWIRPFLNLIYIMPPYIISSSELHTLTTAIKKIVEEKSYA
- the bioB gene encoding biotin synthase BioB, with the translated sequence MFTEKDALNLAEKALKNKLLQTDLERLANLDGADIISLLAGSSFLTRNFFSSIQLCSIVNARSGKCSEDCAFCAQSKFYSTNTPVYPFKSPSELICLGNNLAKTPVKRYSLVTSGKGLEPKEIEKVIDVLGALKNKIKLCASLGILSLKDLTSLKKAGLNRYHHNLETSASFFPKICSTHTYEERILTIKRAKEVGLSVCSGGVFGLGESISQVIELALTLKDLKVDAIPLNFLIPIPGTPLEKANFLTPLYCLKIIAIFRYILPDKEIIVCGGRKQNFGSLHPLVFLAGASGIMTGNYLTKSGFSLDEDLNILKSLQFHI